A stretch of the Balneola vulgaris DSM 17893 genome encodes the following:
- a CDS encoding PID-CTERM protein-sorting domain-containing protein, with translation MKIFITILASLAMILLLSVWTVAQPGLPSAPAQAPIDGGLGLLAAAGGAYAYKKLKGNKSESEHTNL, from the coding sequence ATGAAGATATTTATCACAATACTCGCAAGTTTAGCAATGATACTATTACTCTCGGTGTGGACGGTTGCTCAGCCGGGATTACCAAGTGCACCTGCACAAGCCCCAATTGATGGTGGCCTCGGCTTACTAGCCGCAGCAGGTGGCGCGTATGCTTATAAAAAGCTGAAAGGCAACAAGAGTGAATCAGAGCATACCAATCTCTGA
- a CDS encoding glycine betaine ABC transporter substrate-binding protein: MRIACISLVLGLFLPIAILAQDNNKEVVIGSKLFTESVIIGEITNQLLIDNGYQTQYKSQLGGTRILWNALLEGEIDIYPDYTGTIIQEILNGQNIDSHQALNEVLKPYQVQATKSLGFNNSYAIGVNKETATQRGLKTISDLAKHPDLKLGFSNEFLDRNDGWKGLSEAYNLPHQQVTGLDHDLAYRGLEAGNIDAIDLYSTDAEIQYYDLAVLEDDQGFFPDYQAIILYRMDIDESMVSLLESLEGTITESEMVALNAQVKLEGESDEQVAANFLDDKFSIKSEVVQSTVWSRLWINTLGHLYLVGISLTLAIIVAIPLGIAAVKNSWLEGPLLAFVGVLQTIPSLALLVFMIPLLGIGSLPAMAALFLYSLLPIVRNTHSGIKEIPASVQESAWALGLSNRFILRKIELPLAKPTILAGIKTSAVINVGTATLGALIGAEGYGQPILTGIRLDDTALILEGAIPAALMALLVQWSFDLYESKFSN, encoded by the coding sequence ATGAGAATTGCATGCATCAGTTTAGTTCTTGGGTTATTTCTTCCAATTGCTATCCTGGCACAGGATAATAACAAGGAAGTGGTAATTGGAAGTAAGCTCTTTACAGAGTCGGTAATTATTGGGGAAATCACCAATCAGCTACTAATAGATAATGGATATCAAACACAGTATAAGTCTCAGTTAGGGGGCACACGCATTTTATGGAATGCCTTGCTAGAAGGGGAAATTGATATCTATCCTGATTATACCGGAACCATTATCCAAGAAATATTGAATGGGCAAAATATAGATTCACATCAAGCCTTGAATGAAGTTTTAAAACCGTATCAGGTACAAGCTACTAAATCATTGGGCTTCAATAACTCCTATGCTATAGGTGTGAATAAAGAAACGGCAACACAAAGAGGTTTAAAAACCATATCAGATCTTGCGAAGCACCCGGATTTAAAGTTAGGCTTCAGCAACGAGTTTTTAGATCGAAATGATGGCTGGAAAGGACTTAGTGAGGCATATAATTTACCACATCAGCAAGTTACAGGTTTAGATCATGACCTAGCTTACCGTGGATTAGAAGCTGGAAATATTGATGCCATCGATCTCTATTCAACCGATGCTGAAATTCAATATTACGACCTTGCCGTACTTGAAGATGATCAAGGATTTTTTCCAGACTATCAGGCGATTATTCTTTACAGAATGGATATCGATGAATCTATGGTATCGCTTTTGGAAAGTTTAGAGGGTACTATAACCGAAAGCGAAATGGTGGCACTAAATGCTCAGGTTAAATTAGAAGGAGAGTCTGATGAGCAAGTTGCTGCAAACTTCTTAGATGATAAATTTTCTATCAAAAGTGAGGTGGTTCAAAGTACCGTGTGGTCGCGACTTTGGATCAACACTTTAGGTCACCTATATCTAGTAGGAATCTCTCTAACCTTGGCTATTATAGTGGCTATACCATTGGGTATCGCAGCGGTAAAGAATTCTTGGCTAGAAGGACCCTTACTTGCCTTTGTGGGGGTACTTCAAACCATACCGTCCTTAGCACTATTAGTATTCATGATTCCATTATTAGGTATAGGTTCTTTACCCGCTATGGCCGCCTTATTTTTGTATAGCTTACTACCAATAGTTAGAAATACTCATTCAGGTATAAAGGAAATCCCTGCCTCTGTGCAAGAATCAGCATGGGCCTTAGGGCTATCCAATCGGTTTATACTGAGGAAAATTGAGTTACCTCTCGCTAAACCAACCATTCTAGCGGGTATCAAAACTTCGGCGGTTATCAATGTGGGAACGGCAACACTTGGAGCGCTTATTGGTGCAGAAGGCTATGGTCAGCCAATACTAACGGGAATCAGACTAGACGATACTGCTTTAATACTTGAAGGCGCTATACCTGCCGCATTAATGGCATTGCTGGTACAATGGAGTTTTGATTTGTATGAATCGAAGTTCTCAAATTAA
- a CDS encoding alpha/beta hydrolase, translating into MKKFSVQLLGGLFCIYLMVCGYFYFVQTELIFRPVKLPPNTSYSYPFPFEERIFETPSGASIHAIHAFQSDSSNKLVLFFHGNASTNKTSALKFQLFLDEGFDVLYPDYRGFGLSSGDLNNEKDLIEDMQFVYSEMLHEYEEDSVFVVGYSLGTGIAAQVAAKENPRGLMLWTPYTSILDMKNQNYPFLPDFLVRYPLRTDIALSQIEEPITIFFAEHDRVLPIERSLSLKKYLKPGDRSYILEGQGHLGVYRNQRVKELLPDILNK; encoded by the coding sequence ATGAAAAAGTTTAGCGTACAACTCCTTGGTGGACTTTTTTGTATCTATTTGATGGTATGCGGGTACTTTTATTTTGTGCAAACCGAATTAATTTTTCGACCAGTTAAACTGCCTCCAAATACCAGTTATTCATATCCATTCCCTTTTGAAGAACGTATTTTTGAAACTCCATCGGGTGCAAGTATCCATGCTATTCATGCTTTTCAATCCGATTCGAGCAACAAATTGGTTTTATTCTTTCACGGAAATGCGAGTACTAATAAGACCTCTGCGCTGAAGTTTCAATTATTCTTAGATGAAGGTTTCGATGTGTTATATCCTGATTACAGAGGATTTGGTTTAAGTAGCGGTGACTTAAACAACGAAAAGGATCTCATTGAGGATATGCAATTTGTGTACTCTGAAATGCTCCATGAATATGAAGAAGATTCTGTATTTGTAGTAGGATATTCATTGGGAACTGGAATAGCTGCCCAAGTAGCTGCCAAAGAAAATCCCCGTGGACTCATGTTATGGACACCGTATACCAGTATCCTTGATATGAAGAATCAGAACTACCCGTTCTTACCCGATTTTCTAGTTCGTTATCCATTGCGAACAGATATAGCCTTATCCCAGATTGAGGAACCTATAACCATCTTCTTTGCTGAACATGACAGAGTACTTCCAATCGAACGCTCACTTTCGCTAAAAAAATATCTGAAACCGGGTGATCGAAGCTATATCTTAGAAGGGCAGGGACACCTTGGAGTGTACAGAAATCAAAGAGTTAAAGAACTACTACCAGATATTCTTAATAAGTAA
- a CDS encoding ATP-binding cassette domain-containing protein, translating into MIKVHQITKYFGTQRALHQVNVDVPEGSTLAIIGPSGCGKSTLLRIMIGLITPDEGEIHFGKDKLDKKNTDALRKRIGYVIQKGGLFPHMSARKNVTLAAEYFGWSESDISHKVNELSELVHISTNLLDKKPTQLSGGEAQRVSLMRALMLDPDYILMDEPLGSIDPLVRNEMQSELKEIFSKLNKTVVLVTHDLGEAAYLGDELLLMKDGGVVQRGSIKTILNKPANDFVSDFINAQRSLLHQVEQE; encoded by the coding sequence ATGATTAAGGTCCATCAGATTACTAAATACTTCGGAACGCAACGAGCGTTGCATCAGGTGAATGTAGATGTACCCGAAGGTTCAACACTAGCCATCATTGGTCCTAGTGGTTGTGGTAAATCAACTTTACTGCGCATAATGATCGGTCTGATTACACCCGATGAAGGTGAAATTCATTTTGGGAAGGATAAGCTTGATAAAAAAAACACTGATGCGCTTAGAAAAAGAATTGGATATGTAATTCAAAAAGGAGGACTCTTTCCACACATGAGTGCTCGGAAGAATGTAACCCTAGCCGCTGAATACTTTGGGTGGTCTGAATCCGATATATCCCATAAAGTAAATGAACTAAGTGAGCTGGTTCATATTTCTACCAATCTATTAGATAAAAAACCTACCCAACTATCAGGTGGGGAAGCTCAACGTGTTAGCCTAATGCGAGCTTTGATGCTTGACCCAGATTATATTCTAATGGATGAACCATTAGGTTCGATTGACCCACTAGTTAGAAATGAAATGCAATCGGAGCTGAAAGAGATTTTCAGTAAGCTCAATAAAACGGTGGTGTTGGTGACTCATGATCTTGGAGAAGCCGCATATCTTGGGGATGAGCTATTACTTATGAAAGACGGAGGCGTAGTTCAGAGAGGCAGCATCAAAACCATTTTAAATAAGCCTGCCAATGATTTTGTAAGCGATTTTATCAATGCACAGCGTAGCTTGCTACATCAAGTGGAGCAAGAGTGA